The sequence below is a genomic window from Tenacibaculum tangerinum.
GGGTTATACGAATAAAAGTTATTTTTGTTAGATGAAGTTTTTTAGAACAGTACTCGATTTTTATATAAATTCTAGTATTCACGTAGCTTTGGCAGTGTTTTCATTGCTAAAAATCACAGTATTGTATTTTGGTTTAGAGCACGATGAATTGTTGAGCTTTTTCGTTTTTTTTGCAACCATTACGGGGTATAATTTTGTAAAGTATGTAGGGGTGGCTAAGCCACACCATAGAAGTTTAGCAAAAAACTTAAGAATTATTCAACTATTTTCGTTCATTTGTTTTGTATTCATGTGTTATTATGCCTATTTATTGCCGCTAAGAACGCTGTTGTTTTTTGTTCCTTTTGGGTTGTTAACTTTTTTATATGCAGTGCCTTTTTTAAGTGGGTTTCAAAAAAATTTACGCAGTGTAGGCTATTTAAAAATAATAGTGGTGGCTTTAGTATGGGCAGGAATAACTGTGCTGTTACCCATATATGCTAGTGAAACTTCTATTACAATAAATATGTATTTGTGTACAATACAACGATTTATATTGGTTGCAGTGTTAATTCTTCCTTTTGATATTCGTGATGTACAATACGATGCCATTTCGTTGCAAACCATCCCTAAAAAAATAGGCATAGAAAATACCAAAAAGTTAGGGGTTGTTTTATTAGGAATCTGTTTGGTGTTGGAATTTATGATAAGTCCCAATGCTCATTTCCGTACGGCTTTTTTAATTGTATTTACGATGGTATTATTGCTGCTAATGAGATCTAAAGTCAATCAACCTAAGTATTACAGTTCTTTTTGGGTAGAATCTATCCCTGTAATTTGGCTATTGTTGTTACTACTAAACATGAGTTCGAAATAAAAGGTCAAATTAAATTACCTAAAAATCAGTAGGGCGTCATGTCGATAGTGCGAAGTAAGAGTGATGAGGCATCCCAATCCTAGCAGTTGCTTGTCAATATCCTTATTCATGGTGGTACGGTTCGTTGCGAAGAATGGTAAACCCACGATAAATTTGTTCTACGATAAACAAACGAATCATTTGATGCGAGAAGGTCATTTTTGAAAGCGATAATTTCCCTTGCGCTTTTTGATACACAGCCTCAGAAAAACCATACGGACCCCCAATTACCAAGACCAGTTGTTTGATACCTGAATTCATTTTCTTTTGAAGGTAGTTCGAAAACTCGACCGAAGTATATTGTTTTCCTTTATCGTCTAACAAAATAAGCTGGTCGGTAGGTTGTAGTTTAGCCAAAATCAGTTCGCCTTCTTTTTCTTTTTGCTGCGCCTCGCTGAGGTTTTTAGCATTTTTAATATCAGGAATAATTTCCAAATCAAATTTTACATAGTGTTTGAGTCGGTTTTGATATTCGTCAATGAGTTGCTGTAACTGTTTATGGTCGGTTTTACCTATGGCGAGTAGTTTTATTTTCATAGGGCAAAATTACGAATGTTTGGGGAAGTTTTAAAGAGGGAAGGTTTTAGGGTGAAAAAACTTGCTTTCATAGCGGTGTGCAATACCTTCTTAAAACAAGCCTTTGCAATGGTAAAAAGTGGTTTATCTTATGACAAGAACTATCAAAGTGCATTAGGTTGAAAAAGTATAAAATTTAGCTGTTTTTTACCTCAGTTCTTTGTTGTGTTTCAGTTTTTTATCCTCCGCTATTTGTCAGTGTGCTCGGGCTGCCGTTATGGGTTGGCCTTTTTGAGCGGCTTGGCAATGTGTGTTTCCGCTTCGTGGCGGTTCATGTTAAAGAAACAGTTCCTCTATTATGTCCTTTATTTCTGATGAATCTATACCACCATCTGGTTTGTCTCTAGTAAGAATTAATTGCTTGTCTGCATCAGGGTTTTCTTTGTAGTTAACTATCCCATTGCGTTCATACCATTCCTGCTTACGTTTCCATTTGCTTCGGTAATCATCTTTTTGCAACAAGCCCAAATGTTCCCAATAGTAGATAATACCTGAATCAGGGTCTTCTATAGTAAAGTCGGGATGAATAGTCACGCCTTTCTCGTCTAAAATAGGTGCTTCATAAACATATTGGATTCCTTTATTGTGCAACTTATCGGCAATAATGACTTCAGACTTAGAAATCATGAACTCCCCTTTCTCAGAAACCTGTATGTATTTGGTATCGTAATACTTTTTATTTATCAACTTCAACTGGGGCTCAGCCATCAAATCGGTTAGTCTTCGGCCAGTCTCTGAATATTCACCGGAAGTGAACTTTCGGTAATCCTTGAAATCACCTTGATGTAGAATCAAGATTCTATCCTCTTGCCTAGTGAGTGCCGTGTAGAATAATTCCCTTGATAGCACTGGACAAGGATTAGGAAGGATAAACAATACCACCTTGAAACCACTTCCTTGAGATTTGTGAACGGTGATTGAATAGGCAAGATCCATTTGGATATCACCATCTTCTGAAAAATCACCTTCCTGAAATGAATAAGCAAAACCTTGTTGGGAAGAAAATGCTATGTAAATCGGTCTTTGGTATTTTTTCTTTTCAGCATCCCACTTGCCATAAGCCCCAATATGCAAGCCTATTTCTCCATTGGCAAAGTACCTTATGATGTTTTCGTCATCAATATTATTAGGGTTAAAAACATAACTCCAAGGCTGATTCCATCTCTTGTTTTTTAGATTAATCACCTTATCACCAAACACAATACCATCATCAGCAACAGGTTTTGGCATTTTTCTAGCTTTATAGTATGTCTTACCATTTTTTGTCCATGATCCTGGAAAAATTGCCTTCTCTTTCGTCTTTGCTCGAAATGTTTTCTGAATTTTTTGATTAATCACTTTTGTACCATACCCAGCAGTGTTGGTCGGGGATAATATCTGCCAGTTTTCAACTTCTTTAGCCGAGTTAATATCAAAACCAGTCCATTTATATTCTTCAATATAATTTCCACCTAAAGAAGCATCAAAATTAGCCTGTTCACTACGCAGTATTTTTCCTTCTGTACGACTTAATAAGCCTTCAATTTCCCGATTGGTCACATCAATCAGGATTTCTTCTAAATGGCGCACGTTATGCCATTCAATGAATTGGATATTCCCCCAATCATGGTCTTGTTGATCTCCAATTTCTTCAAAAACATCAATTTCACTTTTCTTGAAGGGATCGTCACTGAACCATCTGCTCAAACGAACATCAAGTCTATCGGGCTCTGATTCTGCTTCGCTCTCATCTGAATTTTGGCGGAACAACTCTCTCAATTCGGCTATACCCTTGCCTTGTTGCTCCATGTAAATCTTAATATCGACAAACGGACGACCAGCACCTATGGGCGGCAGCTGCCGGTAATCTCCAATCAGAATAAAACGACTTACGCCTGAAAGACTGTCTAGTAGGGCCGCTAATTGTTCCTCGGTAAGCATAGAAGATTCATCTACGATTACCGTGTCGTATTGCCGCGCTTCGGCATTTGGGTTCATGAAATATTGCCCTGTCTCAGGATTATATCGCTTTGCCTGAATGAGAAACTGTGCAAGTGTTTTTGCATCAGCACCCATTTTTACTCTCGCTTTACCAGTTGGGGCAAGGCGAAGCACCGTGCTATTTTTTATAAAATCCTGTTCGCAAAGGATATTGAGCAAAGTGGTTTTTCCTGTACCTGCCGGACCTATAAGCACAGACACTCGACTATTTGCCAGCACTTCCAATGCATTGGCTTTTTCTTGTCTTGCCCTTTTATCTCGTTCTTGATACCAATTCGGCTTGTTGGGATTTATGTCTCCGAATTTCTGATCAATCAAACCTCTCCAATCCTGGACGATTGGGGGATCAATCTTTCTACGAAGACGCTTCTGCACGAAATTGCGAATCTTGCTTTTTATCGCATCAAAGCGTTTGAGTTTGAAGTAATAGATTTCTTCTTCTTCATCCAGCACATGTTGTGTTACTTCTTTCTTCATAAAATCTGCAATAGCCATCAAGTTCCGAATAGATGGATTACAAAGTGGCTCAACCGGCTGCTCATCAAGTTTGGTGATTAGTTGGGTGTCCGTAAGTAGTGTATTCCCAACCACTGCTGTTTCTTCTAGCGCTTTTACTGCAAAGGCTCGAACCCTGCGCTGATCTAAGGGTGTGTTCAGGTCGCAAAGCTCAGGTAATGGAAATTTTTCTATGCCTGCTGGATCGCCAAAAATGGCTTTGTCAATGGTGCTTACCTGAAAACCCGTAAGCTGTAAGCGCGTATGCTCATACAGCAGGTAGGGATTCTGCAAGTATGCCTTTTGATCTTTGGCTTTTGCATCAATGACCAGATTCACCTGATCATTGATTATGTGCATGCGGCTCAGAAACTGCAAAAAGTCTTTTTCTTCTTTTGAGTAATGGTTCCATGTTTGTTTTTGAGTATCGCTTATGCTGAGCTTAACATTGGCTGGCAAAAAAGATAGATCTCCATTGAATAACTTTTCTATGTAATCCCACGGGTTTCGAACCACAGGACCATCAACCTCATCCCGAACCAGACTATCCAGCTCCCATGCTATCAAATTGCCTTCGGCAATTTTCATTCCCGAAAGCACCGCGCCCAATCCAGGGAATGGTCCACGCATCTTCCATAATCTTGAAAGCTCCTTATCTATCCATTTGAATTGAGCTTCATAGTTTTTATCAGGTAGTAGTTGCTCAAATTTTCGGAGTTTTTCAAGTAGAATAAGCAGTGACTCAATAGCACTATCATTGCTGACCCATTCAGTTCCATAGGAAAACTGCTCAAAACTGGGTGCAAGTGCGATATAATCGTGAATATTAATGCTGTCGTCCTTTTCGGCCAACTTGAAGAATTCCTGATAGGGAAGTAAAAAACCATTTTTGAAATCGTCACGAATGGTATGAAAGACAGGGCGTTCCCACAAAGTGCTTCTAAAACTTTTTGGCAATTGATCATCATAGGCATACTCTGTGAGTTTGCCAATCTCAGAAATGTGCCCCACACCGATTAGCACTCTAGCAGTGGTATCAATGAACGGGACATTCTTGGCATAAATGAACACAAGAGAATGCGCAGGTCGAATGGGTTGAATAAAGGTGTCGAGCAATAAGCGTTGGTTGTCAATTTGCTGAACCCAACTGTTTTTAAAATTTAAGGCCGGCTCTTTTTCCGGTTCAAAAGGGAGTTGTAAGGCAGCTGCTTTATCCGATTCATTGGTGTCTTTGTCTTTCAGCATCCAGTTGTATGGAATAACTGAAAAACTGTATCCCGGGTAGCAATAGGTGGTTTCCCGATAATGCCCGTAGAACTGGCTGTTGCCATCGTTTTTACTGTATGGATGGTTTACTTTTTTGTAGATGGCATGTGGCGACATAAAATGTACCTTTTCACCTACGCAAGGTGGTAGTTGCGAAGGTTTTAATTCATGCATCCATTGCTCTGCCAATTCTTCCTCTTGATCAACATCCTTACTTTCATTAATGCGGGGGAGAAACATGCAAGAGCCATTATCTCTTGGGTGACAACATACTTTGCCGTTCCAGCCTGAATCATGCCAGGGAACTCTTACTGATAAATGTTGCGTAGGTATGTTCATAATTAATTTGTCACTTCTTATAAGATTTCTTAATCTAATTTAATTCCACCATTACTATCCAGGCGTTGGCAAACAAAACAGCTTTTTTGGTTTTTTAGCGTTGGCTTTTGTGTCGGCAAAAACCAAATGTGCTGTTTTTGCGGTTGGCTTTTCTTGTATGCCGCACAACTCGTTTTATACCAAACTTTAGTTTTGTTATCCCGATAAAATTATGGGATATCATAAAGCTTAGCAATTTTTATATGTTATCAAATATATTAAAATCAATACTTTACCTAAAATAAAGTTATTAACGAATTTTTGGTTATTGATTATACGATTCCTACGAACTTAAAAAAAGATAAGCACATATTCTTACGGAATCCCATAAGTCACCTTATTCAGGTAATAAAAGTTGTTTTAAGGGGCATCAAAGGTTGTAGAGGTCGCAGATATCACGGCACGCTCCGCTAATACCACGGCATGGACCGCCGCTATCACGGCACACTCCGTTAACACCACGGCGTGCTCCGAAGACATCGCGGCACACACCTTTATATCAAAGGTAACCGCCGTAACACTGTAGAAGCATCTTATTAAAATAAACCGCTAACTCCCAAGAACTAATAACTAAGCATTAATAATTAAGAACTAATTCCTACCTATACGGAGGTCCTGCAATCCAACCCACCATAGATTTACGAACCCCTTTAGTGATGGGAGTCACAAGGTGCATCATAAATGACGGAAAAACAATAATAGTTTCCTTTTCTCTAGGAGCAGTTACAATTTTTTGATTCATCATAAACTGTAAGTCGCCACCTTCATAGTCATCAGAATCCGATAACTGCATGGAAATGCTGAGTTTTCTATCAGAAATTTCTCCCGCTCCGAAATCCAAATGCCAGTCAAAGAAATCCCCTTCCGTGTAGCTAGCCAATTGCAAATTGTTGTGAAAACCCAATAAATCAAACCAATACCGTTCGTTGTTGCATTGAATCGCCAAACCAGCCAATCGGTTGTAAATCCATTCGTTTTCAGGAGTATTTTCAATAAACACCACAGTACTTTTTCGCAGTTCATCATCACAGGTATTAAACAAGCTAATAAGTGCATGCAGCTATCAGCACATTAAAAAACTAATAAAATTCTTGGGTACACCTACTAAAACTGAGGCCAAAGCGGTTGCTTTTGTGTTTTGGTTAAAAAATGTACCCAATTACTTAACTTCTTTTGTTGTAAGCTTTCTAAAAGAACAAAATAAGGAGTTAAAAATTTTGGCTTCGTTCTAAATAGAACCCTTACATAGCTTTAAAGTGAATCCCATTTTTTGAAATTTGGGGGTTGTGCATCAGCTACCGTTGTTGCCATTAGTACTTTATCTTTTGAGAAATTCGGTTTCACATCGCGATTTTATTTTTTTCGTCAGAGTAAATAATATTATTGCAAGCAGAATAATAAATCCAATAACAATTTTTAAAACTCCTAAATTGGCAATTACAAGAACTATTCCTGCAATTCCAGGTCCTCCTCCTCCTCCAACGAGTTCATATTCAACTCCACTTTCAATTTGGATTGCAAGATAAAGTGACCACAAAAATATTCCAGTTGTGAATAATAAAGCGAAAAATTGAGCTTTCGCATATTTTAGAACGCTTGGTAATTCAGAACTATATTTTAAATTCGGATTATCGTGTTTTATAAATTCAAATATTTCTGTTTTCGTATTTTCATCTTTTATTATTAATTCCTCTTCCGAGTCGTTTCCAAAAAATATTTTGATTTCATTTTTCCCACGCTGGTTTTCAATTCTTTTTATATAAGCATAAGGAATGCTAAAAATACTTTCTAAAAAAGCAAGATTTGTTGATTCCGAATTCAGTCTATTCAGTTCTTCTTGTTTCGGATTTCCTTTGTAAATAGTTTGGTCTTTTATGAAAATCAATTTATTAGATTTAGAATCACTTATTTTCCAAAATTTATGCATTCTTTTTTCGGTTTTTTGGGTATGTCTAGCCCTGAAATATGGACACAGGTTAAAGATAGATTTTACCCTGATAATTCACATACCATATTTGGTGTTTTAAAGTTTAAAGATAAATGTAATCTTGTTTGGTTGTATAGATTGATAGCACTTTTTGTTGCTTTTCATGGTAACAGTTTGAATTTAAAGTTAGTAAATTGTAATTTATAACTGTCCTGTTTTTGGGGGATGTTAAAAAAAACTGAACCCTATTACTTAGCCTCTTTTGTAGTAAGCTTTCTAAAAGAACAAAATAAGGAGCTAAAAATTTTGGCTTGTGCATCAGCTACCATTGTTGTACACCGTATTTTTTTTTCATTCCTTTATAGCTTTTTCAGCTCTTTCCATAACAGATTCAGCTAATTCATACATTGAGCAACTTCCTTCACTCATATTCCGTTTTCCTGTCCGCTTTATTTCCGCATTGTCATTCTCCCAATCAAAAACGTAAATTATTTCTCGATAGACTTCGCTCAACTCTTCGTAATTCAATTCGTCATTTTTGCGTCCAAAGTTTTCCTCGGTTTCTATTATTTTAATTGGGTTTCCGTTATTCAAGTAAATTATTGTCCTAATTCGACCGTAAGAGAGTCCGATTTCCTCCACAATTTTACGAATCTGCTTTTCATTCCGCCAGACTTTTAAAATTCCGCCACCATCAGTTGTAATCCCAGTCAGTTCAACCCAGTCAAATTCCATTTTCTGCAGAGTTGAATCTGATTCTATTGATTTTACTTCGTTTTCAATTCGGTCAAGATTATGTTCTTGTCCAAATGCTAAAAACCCGATTAAAGTCAATATGATTACGAATGTGTTTTTCATATGTCTGGTCCTGAAATATGGCTACAGGTTAAAGATTGATTTTACCCTGATAACTTACATACCATATTTGGTGTTTTAAAGTCTAAAGATAAATGTAATCTTGTTTGGTTGTATAGATTGACAGCACTTTTTGTTGCTTTTCATGGTAACAGTTTAGATTTGACGTTAGTAAATTGTAATTTATAACTGTCCTGTTTTTGGGGATGTCAAAAAAAATGCACCCCAGTACTTCACATCTTTTGTAAGCTTTCTAAAAGAACAAAATAAGGAGTTAAATTCTGGCTTCGTTCTAAACAAAACCCTTACATAGCTTTCAAATGAATTCGATTTTTTTGAAATTTAGGGGTTGTGCATCAGCTACTGTTGTTGTGGTTAGTACTTTTAATTCAGTTTTTTCAAAAGTCCATTTAATATTTCATCTTCTTCATCCAATAAATGGTCTTTAATCATTATATCCGGTATTACACCTTCTGGTTTTTTACTGCCATTTACACGAACAATTTGTCCTTTAGAGACTTTTACTACAATTCCTGTATTAGGTAATGTGTATTGGAACTGTGAAGCGTAAAGTGTTGGGAAATCACCTGTTTCTTCTCCTACAATCGTTCCAAACTTATAATCTTGAATTTGGGAGGCTGTAACGGCTGACTGAGAATGCGATTGTCTATTGACCAAAACATATACTTCTCCATTAAATCTCTTTAGTTTGGGTTGTGGTTGGTATTCATCAAACTCAAAATTATATATTTCTCCATCTTTGTGATTTAGAATTTTTTCAAAATAAGTATTTGTAGTGTCATTGTATTTCCTTGTGTGCTCTTTAAGAAATTTACTTGTTTTAAGGGTAAATTCTGAATTCCATTTAAAGGGTTTATCTGCAAAATAAGACACTAAGTAATCACTAAAAGAGTCATTCCCACCCGCATTATTTCTAAGGTCAATAATCAGATTTTTGCTTTTTCGTTTATTTATTTCTACAAAAGCTGAGTCAATGAAACTTTGATACTTATGTTCATCACCCGAAAAGTTTCCTGGGTTTATACAGGCAGATTTATCAAAAAACGTTATTTCCATCTTAGAGTTCAAGACTTCCGTTCTTTTCATTTCATAACCTTCTATTAGTTTTACCGCTTTTATTGAATATTTTTTTATTGCTCCATTTGAGCGAATTTTAATTTGAAAGTTATCCTGCTTTCCAAACACTTGCCAGTATAATCTGGGAAATGAAATCATTTCAATTTTTGCATTTTTAAAGTATGTTCTTTCTGCTGAAACTTGCGGATAAATTTCGGATAAGATATCTTTCATTAATATCCCATTTATACTTATTATCTCCGAACCTATTTTAATGTCAGGATTATCAGAAAAGTTTTTTCGGATTAGACTTTTGTTGTTTTCAACAGCAATTTCTAATGGAAATAGTGTTCCACCACTATATGCATATGTTCGGTAAGAAGCTCCAGGAAAGTCGATTTCAGTATGTCCATTATTTACGCCTGATATTACTTTTTGAAAAATAGTAGTTGCTTGTAATAGAGTAACAGAATCTTTAGCAATAGATTGTTTTACATTTTGATAATTCTCTGAAAAGTCTTTTTCTGAAGTATAAGCGTAGAGATTATAGTGAGCATCTTTTAAAGAATTATTAAGGTACTCTAAGTCTTCTATAATTTCATTTCGTCCAAACTTTTTTTCCGATTTCTGGGCTATAGAATATTGAGATAATATCAGAAACAGAAAGACTACAAGGATATATTGATGTTTCATTAATTAGTTTATTTTTCAAGGACGAATTAAATGTCTAGTCCTGAAATATGGCTACAGGTTAAAGATTGATTTTACCCTGATAATTTACATACCATATTTGGTGTTTTAAAGTCTAAAGATAAATGTAATCTTGTTTGGTTGTATAGATTGATAGCACTTTTTGTTGCGACCTTAGTAAATCGTAATTTATAACTGTCCTGTTTTTGGGGGATGTTAAAAAAAATGCACCCCAGTACTTCACATAATTGTTATAAGCTTTCTAAAAGAATAGAATAAAAAGTTAAAAATTTTGGCTGCGTTCTAAACAAAACCCTTACATAGCTTTAAAATAAATGACATTTTTTAAAATTTTAGGGGTTGTGCATCAGCTATCCTTGTTGTAAAACGTTTTTATTTAGTATTTTATGGTTAAATTCAATTCGTTAAATTCCATTTCTTTCTTTTGACTTTTATTATCAAATTCAAGAGTTAAATGATTTCGTTGTCCATTTTTGAATTCAATATTTTCACAACTCTTAAAATAGGTCTTAAATTCTTTCTCGTCCTTATTAAATGGCATTTCAAATTCCGTATGAGTTAGTTTTCGTATTCCATTTTTGTGATTTGTTGTTTCATTATGGGCTTTTTTTTCGCCACGATATGGAAGTCTGAAAGTCCAAGGTAAATTTGCATTTTTTTCGTTTGTAATTATGTCAATTGACATTCCTTTTGGAAAATAATTCGGCTGATAAATCTGGCTTTGCTCAAAAAGCTTGTCAGTCAATTTTGAGTTGACTAAGCACAAGCCAAAAGGTGAAAAGTGATTTTTATCAAATTGTGAACGTTCCCAAAGTTTTGTTTTAGAAGTCAAGTCACTTCGTATTTCAGCTTCGTCAATGACCCACAGAACTTCGAGAAAAAAATTCTCAAAATAAAATTTTCGATTCGTTGTTCCTTGTCCTAGGTGAATGCGATTACTTCCTTCGGTCAAACCAAACTCAACTAATTTATCGGCTTCTTTTCCGTCATTATTTGAAAATATAAATATGTGGTCAATTTCCATATTTGTTGATTCGGTCAAATGTTTTACAACGTGTTTGTGTAAGGATAGTTGCGTGGTTAAGCATCTAATTTAGCAAAAATGGAACGAACCAGAGGAAAATCCGTAGGATTTTCCAAGTAGGCAAGAACCAAGAAATTATTTTTAAACGGTGTTGGCACACGTTATTTTATTTTTTTCATAATGTTTACAGTATTCGGTGCACAATCAGTTCCATCAGTTACATTGTCAGCATATCCGATTTTTAACTTGGTTGAATCTAATGCGACTCTTATGTAAATCACGTAATCCTGTTGATCATTAGAATATTCATTTGAAGGGTACGAAATTCCATTTTCATCTTCGTCAACCTCTGAATCCAATCCATAATTTTGATTAAAAGCTTTTCCGTAATATTCCGTATCACAAGGCATAGTTTCTGAACTTAAATAATAGTCTATACTATCTTTTGTGATAAAATTAATTCCGATTAATTGTCTTGAATCCATTCCCTTATATTCATAGACTTTAGAGTATTTAGCAGATAGAAAGTCAAGCATTTTGTCGGTTGATTCTAAGTTTATTTCTATAGAGTCAGTTAGGGTTAAAATTTCAGTTTCCTTTACTTTCTCTACTTCGGAAGTCCGATTAATTTTAATTTGCTTACGTTCAGTTGTTTTATTTTTGCAACTGACAAATATTAAAATTAGGATTATTATTTTTAAAATTTTGGTTTTCATCTAATGCTTGTTTAACGTACCTTAATGTGTGCCAACGTTTGGTATAAAGTTAGTTGCGTGGTTTAAACACCTAATTTAGCAAATTCAAACCGAATAGAAAATCCGCGAGGATTTTCGTAAGCAAGCTTGTACTAGCAATTAATTTTATACTGTGTTGTGCAACGGTTTTTATATTCCGTATTTTATTTTCCGTTCTCTATTTTGTTTTCTTATTTTCTTTTTTAGTTTTCGTGGATTTTCAGTCGTAAAATCAGTCCAAGAGTCTTCTATTCCTAAATATATTTTTAAATTAACTATTTCTTTCTTTTCTATATTTATTGTTTTTGAAATATTATTAAATCCTAAAAAGCTAAATTCAACATCATAAGAATGAGGTGGCAAATCAATTGAGAATTTTCCATTTTCATCTGCGATGTTTATAAATTCCGTGAATTTAATAAGTCCGTTTGGTATTGGTAAGCTATCAGTTCGGTTAAGAAACTGACCTCTAATAATTCCATAATCCGAAGTCGAGTAAGTTTCCGAATTTATTTTAATTCCAGACGGTATTCCAACTTCGTGAAGACAAATGTTAGTTTTTGTGTTTTTAGATGTTCCGCATCCACAAAAAATTAAAATTAGAATATAAATTTTAAAGGTTTTCACGATTT
It includes:
- a CDS encoding UbiA prenyltransferase family protein, producing MKFFRTVLDFYINSSIHVALAVFSLLKITVLYFGLEHDELLSFFVFFATITGYNFVKYVGVAKPHHRSLAKNLRIIQLFSFICFVFMCYYAYLLPLRTLLFFVPFGLLTFLYAVPFLSGFQKNLRSVGYLKIIVVALVWAGITVLLPIYASETSITINMYLCTIQRFILVAVLILPFDIRDVQYDAISLQTIPKKIGIENTKKLGVVLLGICLVLEFMISPNAHFRTAFLIVFTMVLLLLMRSKVNQPKYYSSFWVESIPVIWLLLLLLNMSSK
- the rlmH gene encoding 23S rRNA (pseudouridine(1915)-N(3))-methyltransferase RlmH codes for the protein MKIKLLAIGKTDHKQLQQLIDEYQNRLKHYVKFDLEIIPDIKNAKNLSEAQQKEKEGELILAKLQPTDQLILLDDKGKQYTSVEFSNYLQKKMNSGIKQLVLVIGGPYGFSEAVYQKAQGKLSLSKMTFSHQMIRLFIVEQIYRGFTILRNEPYHHE
- a CDS encoding AAA family ATPase, translated to MNIPTQHLSVRVPWHDSGWNGKVCCHPRDNGSCMFLPRINESKDVDQEEELAEQWMHELKPSQLPPCVGEKVHFMSPHAIYKKVNHPYSKNDGNSQFYGHYRETTYCYPGYSFSVIPYNWMLKDKDTNESDKAAALQLPFEPEKEPALNFKNSWVQQIDNQRLLLDTFIQPIRPAHSLVFIYAKNVPFIDTTARVLIGVGHISEIGKLTEYAYDDQLPKSFRSTLWERPVFHTIRDDFKNGFLLPYQEFFKLAEKDDSINIHDYIALAPSFEQFSYGTEWVSNDSAIESLLILLEKLRKFEQLLPDKNYEAQFKWIDKELSRLWKMRGPFPGLGAVLSGMKIAEGNLIAWELDSLVRDEVDGPVVRNPWDYIEKLFNGDLSFLPANVKLSISDTQKQTWNHYSKEEKDFLQFLSRMHIINDQVNLVIDAKAKDQKAYLQNPYLLYEHTRLQLTGFQVSTIDKAIFGDPAGIEKFPLPELCDLNTPLDQRRVRAFAVKALEETAVVGNTLLTDTQLITKLDEQPVEPLCNPSIRNLMAIADFMKKEVTQHVLDEEEEIYYFKLKRFDAIKSKIRNFVQKRLRRKIDPPIVQDWRGLIDQKFGDINPNKPNWYQERDKRARQEKANALEVLANSRVSVLIGPAGTGKTTLLNILCEQDFIKNSTVLRLAPTGKARVKMGADAKTLAQFLIQAKRYNPETGQYFMNPNAEARQYDTVIVDESSMLTEEQLAALLDSLSGVSRFILIGDYRQLPPIGAGRPFVDIKIYMEQQGKGIAELRELFRQNSDESEAESEPDRLDVRLSRWFSDDPFKKSEIDVFEEIGDQQDHDWGNIQFIEWHNVRHLEEILIDVTNREIEGLLSRTEGKILRSEQANFDASLGGNYIEEYKWTGFDINSAKEVENWQILSPTNTAGYGTKVINQKIQKTFRAKTKEKAIFPGSWTKNGKTYYKARKMPKPVADDGIVFGDKVINLKNKRWNQPWSYVFNPNNIDDENIIRYFANGEIGLHIGAYGKWDAEKKKYQRPIYIAFSSQQGFAYSFQEGDFSEDGDIQMDLAYSITVHKSQGSGFKVVLFILPNPCPVLSRELFYTALTRQEDRILILHQGDFKDYRKFTSGEYSETGRRLTDLMAEPQLKLINKKYYDTKYIQVSEKGEFMISKSEVIIADKLHNKGIQYVYEAPILDEKGVTIHPDFTIEDPDSGIIYYWEHLGLLQKDDYRSKWKRKQEWYERNGIVNYKENPDADKQLILTRDKPDGGIDSSEIKDIIEELFL
- a CDS encoding 2OG-Fe(II) oxygenase, which gives rise to MFNTCDDELRKSTVVFIENTPENEWIYNRLAGLAIQCNNERYWFDLLGFHNNLQLASYTEGDFFDWHLDFGAGEISDRKLSISMQLSDSDDYEGGDLQFMMNQKIVTAPREKETIIVFPSFMMHLVTPITKGVRKSMVGWIAGPPYR
- a CDS encoding S41 family peptidase, with product MKHQYILVVFLFLILSQYSIAQKSEKKFGRNEIIEDLEYLNNSLKDAHYNLYAYTSEKDFSENYQNVKQSIAKDSVTLLQATTIFQKVISGVNNGHTEIDFPGASYRTYAYSGGTLFPLEIAVENNKSLIRKNFSDNPDIKIGSEIISINGILMKDILSEIYPQVSAERTYFKNAKIEMISFPRLYWQVFGKQDNFQIKIRSNGAIKKYSIKAVKLIEGYEMKRTEVLNSKMEITFFDKSACINPGNFSGDEHKYQSFIDSAFVEINKRKSKNLIIDLRNNAGGNDSFSDYLVSYFADKPFKWNSEFTLKTSKFLKEHTRKYNDTTNTYFEKILNHKDGEIYNFEFDEYQPQPKLKRFNGEVYVLVNRQSHSQSAVTASQIQDYKFGTIVGEETGDFPTLYASQFQYTLPNTGIVVKVSKGQIVRVNGSKKPEGVIPDIMIKDHLLDEEDEILNGLLKKLN
- a CDS encoding carboxypeptidase-like regulatory domain-containing protein; protein product: MQQLKKIVKTFKIYILILIFCGCGTSKNTKTNICLHEVGIPSGIKINSETYSTSDYGIIRGQFLNRTDSLPIPNGLIKFTEFINIADENGKFSIDLPPHSYDVEFSFLGFNNISKTINIEKKEIVNLKIYLGIEDSWTDFTTENPRKLKKKIRKQNRERKIKYGI